In the genome of Populus alba chromosome 11, ASM523922v2, whole genome shotgun sequence, one region contains:
- the LOC118040747 gene encoding trihelix transcription factor GTL1 isoform X1 encodes MQQGGGERGSSQSQYGVPHQQQEQGDVPITTPTSAALATHMQQQVVEEASPISSRPPATAATTSGVMNLDEFMRISGSGGAEEDIVAGEDADRTGGIASGNRWPRQETHALLQIRSEMDAAFRDATLKGPLWEDVSRKLAEMGYKRNAKKCKEKFENVHKYYKRTKEGRAGRQDGKSYRFFSQLEALHNTIGSGGASASVINVSGTAAPQQIFNTAASSLDVAPVSVGIPMPISSSVRIPPPSSRVLQPASNIGSMFPPDLVATVAAAAAGAGPVGISFSSNGSSSSPSSEDDDDEDEELLGGQPSATAAGTSRKRKRASLSSAKGETHRMMEFFEGLMKQLMQKQEAMQQRFLEAIEKREQDRMIRDEAWKRQEMARLSREHEIMAQERAISASRDAAIVAFLQKITGQTIHLPTPVSMAPPFSLPPPPPPEPQPVQVTPLYTVSTQPPPPPQLQSMPQSQVTPQQNIQQPQPLPQQQHHHHQQGHRQHQLPISSDIVMAVPEQQIIPREIGSGGGSGSEPASSRWPKPEVLALIKLRSGLETKYQEAGPKGPLWEEISTGMQRMGYKRSAKRCKEKWENINKYFKKVKESNKNRPEDAKTCPYFHELDALYRKKILGGSGGAGVGGSTSTSGFDSQSRPQEQQQQQQESLKLDPMPHPMQQPPQQITQATESQDKNGAGGDVQASNIGLPGSLGEGNGGVAKKPEDIVKELKKQQGTQQQQQQQQQQQQVMVDGYDKMEEGDSENVNEDEYDDEDEGGDDDEEEEEEGLQEERKMAYKIEFQRQNTSSAANGGGTGAPSFLAMVQ; translated from the exons ATGCAACAAGGAGGTGGAGAAAGAGGGTCATCACAGTCACAATATGGAGTGCCACACCAACAACAAGAGCAAGGTGATGTACCTATAACAACTCCTACATCTGCTGCACTAGCAACCCACATGCAGCAGCaagtagtagaagaagcatCGCCCATTAGCAGCAGACCTCCTGCCACAGCTGCCACAACAAGCGGGGTTATGAATTTAGATGAATTTATGAGAATTTCAGGGAGTGGTGGTGCAGAAGAAGATATTGTTGCTGGAGAAGATGCAGATCGAACAGGAGGTATTGCCAGTGGCAATAGGTGGCCAAGGCAAGAAACTCATGCCCTTTTGCAAATTAGGTCTGAAATGGATGCTGCTTTTCGTGATGCCACCTTAAAAGGTCCTCTATGGGAGGATGTTTCAAG GAAGCTAGCAGAGATGGGATACAAGAGAAATGCCAAGAAATGTAAAGAAAAGTTTGAGAACGTGCACAAGTATTATAAAAGAACAAAGGAAGGTAGAGCTGGTCGTCAAGATGGCAAAAGCTACAGGTTTTTTAGCCAGCTTGAAGCTTTGCATAATACTATTGGTAGTGGCGGTGCTTCTGCTAGTGTCATCAATGTGTCTGGTACTGCTGCTCCTCAGCAGATTTTCAATACAGCAGCAAGCAGTCTGGATGTTGCTCCTGTTTCTGTTGGAATTCCTATGCCTATTTCGTCTTCTGTTAGAATTCCCCCACCTTCTTCTCGGGTTCTTCAACCAGCTTCAAATATTGGCTCAATGTTCCCTCCTGATTTGGTGGCAACAGTGGCCGCAGCTGCTGCAGGTGCTGGCCCTGTTGGAATCAGCTTCTCGTCGAatgggtcttcttcttctccaagtTCTGAAGACGACGACGACGAAGATGAAGAGCTATTAGGAGGGCAACCATCAGCTACGGCTGCTGGTACGAGTCGAAAACGTAAAAGGGCATCATTATCGTCAGCTAAAGGAGAAACTCATCGGATGATGGAGTTTTTTGAGGGGCTAATGAAACAGCTCATGCAGAAGCAAGAGGCGATGCAACAGAGATTTTTGGAGGCGATTGAGAAGAGGGAGCAAGATAGGATGATAAGAGATGAAGCTTGGAAAAGGCAAGAGATGGCTAGATTGAGTCGTGAACATGAGATTATGGCTCAAGAACGGGCTATTTCTGCTAGTCGAGATGCTGCTATTGTTGCCTTTCTACAGAAAATTACAGGCCAAACTATTCATTTGCCTACGCCTGTATCAATGGCTCCTCCATTTTCActacctccaccaccaccaccagaacCGCAACCGGTTCAGGTAACGCCATTGTACACTGTCTCAacacaaccaccaccaccaccacaacttCAATCCATGCCACAGTCACAAGTAACACCACAACAAAATATACAACAGCCACAACCACTTCCCCAGCagcagcaccaccaccaccaacaagGGCATCGTCAACACCAACTACCCATTTCTTCAGATATAGTAATGGCGGTCCCGGAACAACAAATAATACCACGGGAAATTGGAAGTGGTGGCGGTAGTGGGAGCGAGCCAGCGTCATCAAGATGGCCAAAGCCAGAAGTTCTTGCACTTATAAAGTTGAGAAGCGGGCTTGAAACTAAATACCAAGAAGCTGGGCCTAAGGGGCCACTTTGGGAAGAAATATCAACAGGAATGCAAAGGATGGGCTATAAAAGAAGTGCCAAAAGATGCAAAGAAAAATGGGAGAATATCAACAAGTACTTCAAGAAAGTAAAAGAAAGTAACAAAAATCGCCCAGAAGATGCCAAGACTTGCCCTTATTTTCATGAGCTTGATGCCCTTTATAGGAAAAAGATTCTTGGTGGAAGTGGTGGTGCTGGTGTTGGTGGAAGCACCTCTACTAGTGGCTTTGACAGCCAAAGTAGACCACaagaacagcagcagcagcagcaagagaGCTTAAAATTGGACCCAATGCCACATCCAATGCAGCAGCCACCGCAACAGATCACACAAGCCACAGAATCACAAGATAAAAACGGGGCTGGTGGTGATGTTCAAGCAAGCAATATAGGTTTGCCTGGGAGTCTCGGAGAAGGAAATGGAGGAGTAGCAAAGAAG CCAGAAGACATCGTGAAGGAGTTGAAGAAACAGCAGGGgactcaacaacaacaacagcagcagcagcagcagcaacaggtAATGGTTGATGGCTATGATAAGATGGAGGAAGGTGACAGTGAAAACGTAAATGAAGATGAATATGACGACGAAGACGAGGGCGGCGACgatgatgaagaggaggaggaggaggggttACAAGAGGAGAGGAAAATGGCATACAAGATAGAGTTCCAAAGGCAGAACACAAGTAGTGCCGCCAATGGAGGAGGGACTGGGGCACCCTCCTTTTTGGCCATGGTTCAATAG
- the LOC118040750 gene encoding probable methyltransferase PMT18, producing the protein MANGSPKQHQLEAKRKRLTWILGVSGLCVLFYVLGAWQHTAAPTNLAQSITKVACDVSKFAGVSSNPSSESAILDFNSHHQIQINNTDSVNEIPPCDMSYSEYTPCQDPRRGRKFDRNMMKYRERHCPTKDELLLCLIPAPPKYKTPFKWPQSRDYAWYDNIPHNELSIEKAVQNWIQVEGDRFRFPGGGTMFPRGADAYIDDISELIPLTDGSIRTAIDTGCGVASWGAYLLKRDIIAMSFAPRDTHEAQVWFALERGVPAMIGIMASQRLPYPARAFDMAHCSRCLIPWHQNDGLYLIEVDRVLRPGGYWILSGPPIHWKKYWRGWERTAEDLKQEQDAIEDVAKRLCWKKVVEKGDLSVWQKPLNHIKCVASRKIYKTPHICKSDNPDAAWYKDMETCITPLPEVSGLDEVAGGVVEKWPARAFAVPPRIRSGSIPGINAEKFKEDNDLWKDRVAHYKNIISPLTQGRFRNIMDMNAQLGGFAAALVKYPVWVMNVVPANSNPDTLGVIYERGFIGSYQDWCEAVSTYPRTYDLIHAGGVFSIYQDRCDITHILLEMDRILRPEGTVIFRDTVEVLVKIQTITNGMRWKSQIMDHESGPFNPEKILVAVKTYWTGKAKQKQQ; encoded by the exons AGCCCCCACAAATCTAGCCCAGTCCATCACTAAAGTAGCTTGTGATGTTTCAAAATTTGCCGGGGTTAGTTCCAATCCATCATCAGAATCAGCTATCTTGGACTTTAATAGCCATCATCAGATTCAGATCAACAACACTGATTCAGTTAATGAGATTCCACCATGCGACATGTCCTATAGTGAGTACACTCCTTGCCAAGATCCTCGAAGGGGAAGGAAATTTGATAGGAACATGATGAAATATAGAGAGAGGCATTGCCCAACAAAGGATGAATTGCTTCTTTGCTTGATACCTGCTCCTCCTAAATATAAGACCCCTTTTAAATGGCCACAGAGCCGTGATTATGCCTGGTATGATAACATTCCCCATAACGAACTTAGCATTGAAAAGGCTGTGCAGAATTGGATTCAGGTTGAGGGTGACCGATTTAGATTCCCCGGTGGAGGCACCATGTTCCCCCGTGGAGCTGATGCTTATATTGATGACATTAGTGAGCTCATTCCTCTTACTGATGGAAGCATCAGAACCGCAATTGACACAGGCTGTGGT GTTGCGAGTTGGGGTGCATACCTGTTGAAGAGGGACATTATAGCAATGTCTTTTGCACCGAGGGATACGCATGAAGCACAAGTCTGGTTTGCATTGGAGAGGGGGGTTCCTGCTATGATTGGCATCATGGCTTCGCAAAGGCTTCCTTACCCAGCAAGGGCTTTTGACATGGCTCATTGTTCCCGTTGCTTGATACCATGGCATCAAAATG ATGGTTTGTATCTGATTGAAGTGGATAGAGTTTTAAGGCCTGGTGGCTATTGGATTCTATCTGGTCCTCCTATTCACTGGAAGAAATACTGGAGAGGTTGGGAAAGAACCGCAGAAGACTTGAAGCAAGAGCAGGATGCTATCGAGGATGTAGCCAAGCGCCTGTGCTGGAAGAAAGTGGTTGAAAAGGGTGATCTTTCAGTCTGGCAAAAGCCCCTTAACCACATCAAGTGCGTTGCAAGCAGGAAGATCTATAAAACACCACATATATGCAAGTCAGACAATCCAGATGCTGCCTG gtataaagaCATGGAAACTTGCATAACTCCATTGCCAGAGGTAAGCGGCTTGGATGAAGTTGCTGGTGGTGTAGTGGAGAAATGGCCAGCACGCGCATTCGCGGTCCCTCCAAGAATTCGCAGTGGTTCTATTCCAGGAATCAATGCTGAGAAATTCAAGGAGGATAATGATCTGTGGAAGGATAGAGTGGCACATTATAAGAATATCATTAGTCCTCTCACCCAAGGCAGATTCCGGAACATAATGGACATGAATGCTCAACTTGGAGGATTTGCCGCGGCCTTGGTAAAATATCCAGTGTGGGTTATGAATGTGGTACCTGCCAATTCAAATCCAGACACGCTTGGTGTGATCTATGAACGGGGGTTTATTGGCTCTTATCAGGATTGGTGTGAGGCAGTCTCAACATATCCAAGAACATATGATCTCATCCATGCTGGTGGGGTGTTCAGTATATATCAGGACAG GTGTGACATAACCCACATTCTGCTGGAGATGGATAGAATTCTAAGGCCAGAAGGGACAGTGATATTCAGGGATACAGTAGAGGTTCTTGTGAAGATTCAGACTATAACAAATGGCATGCGATGGAAAAGCCAAATCATGGACCATGAAAGTGGACCCTTTAATCCAGAGAAAATTCTTGTTGCTGTCAAAACTTACTGGACTGGTAAAGCTAAGCAAAAACAACAGTAG
- the LOC118040747 gene encoding trihelix transcription factor GTL1 isoform X2 gives MQQGGGERGSSQSQYGVPHQQQEQGDVPITTPTSAALATHMQQQVVEEASPISSRPPATAATTSGVMNLDEFMRISGSGGAEEDIVAGEDADRTGGIASGNRWPRQETHALLQIRSEMDAAFRDATLKGPLWEDVSRKLAEMGYKRNAKKCKEKFENVHKYYKRTKEGRAGRQDGKSYRFFSQLEALHNTIGSGGASASVINVSGTAAPQQIFNTAASSLDVAPVSVGIPMPISSSVRIPPPSSRVLQPASNIGSMFPPDLVATVAAAAAGAGPVGISFSSNGSSSSPSSEDDDDEDEELLGGQPSATAAGTSRKRKRASLSSAKGETHRMMEFFEGLMKQLMQKQEAMQQRFLEAIEKREQDRMIRDEAWKRQEMARLSREHEIMAQERAISASRDAAIVAFLQKITGQTIHLPTPVSMAPPFSLPPPPPPEPQPVQVTPLYTVSTQPPPPPQLQSMPQSQVTPQQNIQQPQPLPQQQHHHHQQGHRQHQLPISSDIVMAVPEQQIIPREIGSGGGSGSEPASSRWPKPEVLALIKLRSGLETKYQEAGPKGPLWEEISTGMQRMGYKRSAKRCKEKWENINKYFKKVKESNKNRPEDAKTCPYFHELDALYRKKILGGSGGAGVGGSTSTSGFDSQSRPQEQQQQQQESLKLDPMPHPMQQPPQQITQATESQDKNGAGGDVQASNIGLPGSLGEGNGGVAKKKTS, from the exons ATGCAACAAGGAGGTGGAGAAAGAGGGTCATCACAGTCACAATATGGAGTGCCACACCAACAACAAGAGCAAGGTGATGTACCTATAACAACTCCTACATCTGCTGCACTAGCAACCCACATGCAGCAGCaagtagtagaagaagcatCGCCCATTAGCAGCAGACCTCCTGCCACAGCTGCCACAACAAGCGGGGTTATGAATTTAGATGAATTTATGAGAATTTCAGGGAGTGGTGGTGCAGAAGAAGATATTGTTGCTGGAGAAGATGCAGATCGAACAGGAGGTATTGCCAGTGGCAATAGGTGGCCAAGGCAAGAAACTCATGCCCTTTTGCAAATTAGGTCTGAAATGGATGCTGCTTTTCGTGATGCCACCTTAAAAGGTCCTCTATGGGAGGATGTTTCAAG GAAGCTAGCAGAGATGGGATACAAGAGAAATGCCAAGAAATGTAAAGAAAAGTTTGAGAACGTGCACAAGTATTATAAAAGAACAAAGGAAGGTAGAGCTGGTCGTCAAGATGGCAAAAGCTACAGGTTTTTTAGCCAGCTTGAAGCTTTGCATAATACTATTGGTAGTGGCGGTGCTTCTGCTAGTGTCATCAATGTGTCTGGTACTGCTGCTCCTCAGCAGATTTTCAATACAGCAGCAAGCAGTCTGGATGTTGCTCCTGTTTCTGTTGGAATTCCTATGCCTATTTCGTCTTCTGTTAGAATTCCCCCACCTTCTTCTCGGGTTCTTCAACCAGCTTCAAATATTGGCTCAATGTTCCCTCCTGATTTGGTGGCAACAGTGGCCGCAGCTGCTGCAGGTGCTGGCCCTGTTGGAATCAGCTTCTCGTCGAatgggtcttcttcttctccaagtTCTGAAGACGACGACGACGAAGATGAAGAGCTATTAGGAGGGCAACCATCAGCTACGGCTGCTGGTACGAGTCGAAAACGTAAAAGGGCATCATTATCGTCAGCTAAAGGAGAAACTCATCGGATGATGGAGTTTTTTGAGGGGCTAATGAAACAGCTCATGCAGAAGCAAGAGGCGATGCAACAGAGATTTTTGGAGGCGATTGAGAAGAGGGAGCAAGATAGGATGATAAGAGATGAAGCTTGGAAAAGGCAAGAGATGGCTAGATTGAGTCGTGAACATGAGATTATGGCTCAAGAACGGGCTATTTCTGCTAGTCGAGATGCTGCTATTGTTGCCTTTCTACAGAAAATTACAGGCCAAACTATTCATTTGCCTACGCCTGTATCAATGGCTCCTCCATTTTCActacctccaccaccaccaccagaacCGCAACCGGTTCAGGTAACGCCATTGTACACTGTCTCAacacaaccaccaccaccaccacaacttCAATCCATGCCACAGTCACAAGTAACACCACAACAAAATATACAACAGCCACAACCACTTCCCCAGCagcagcaccaccaccaccaacaagGGCATCGTCAACACCAACTACCCATTTCTTCAGATATAGTAATGGCGGTCCCGGAACAACAAATAATACCACGGGAAATTGGAAGTGGTGGCGGTAGTGGGAGCGAGCCAGCGTCATCAAGATGGCCAAAGCCAGAAGTTCTTGCACTTATAAAGTTGAGAAGCGGGCTTGAAACTAAATACCAAGAAGCTGGGCCTAAGGGGCCACTTTGGGAAGAAATATCAACAGGAATGCAAAGGATGGGCTATAAAAGAAGTGCCAAAAGATGCAAAGAAAAATGGGAGAATATCAACAAGTACTTCAAGAAAGTAAAAGAAAGTAACAAAAATCGCCCAGAAGATGCCAAGACTTGCCCTTATTTTCATGAGCTTGATGCCCTTTATAGGAAAAAGATTCTTGGTGGAAGTGGTGGTGCTGGTGTTGGTGGAAGCACCTCTACTAGTGGCTTTGACAGCCAAAGTAGACCACaagaacagcagcagcagcagcaagagaGCTTAAAATTGGACCCAATGCCACATCCAATGCAGCAGCCACCGCAACAGATCACACAAGCCACAGAATCACAAGATAAAAACGGGGCTGGTGGTGATGTTCAAGCAAGCAATATAGGTTTGCCTGGGAGTCTCGGAGAAGGAAATGGAGGAGTAGCAAAGAAG AAGACATCGTGA
- the LOC118040755 gene encoding uncharacterized protein — translation MAAAANNNNNNNNSPAAEDTVEEEVARVVEQAKELQETAASLIAKSSHDEQSLRKKALSLESSVRRCRSLLNRNNRLAPKLVSKLEEDLQKARCIITDGDASAFLPSKPQGRFLKMFLGPINVRASRKDVQLKVKEEYNSYRDRTALLFLLFPSILLCLRSWVWNGCLPTFPVQLYQAWLLFLYTGLALRENILRANGSDIRPWWIYHHYCAMIMALVSLTWDIKGQPNCAQKQRGVQLFLQWAMMQGVAMLLQNRYQRQRLYTRIALGKAKRMDVVWGETAGVDGQLWLLCPILFILQGFEAYVGLQLLRTAFKGVTSEWQVIFCGILLVFMAVGNFLNTVQTLMAKSRFKAKMKSKSKQELD, via the exons ATGGCTGCGGCGGcgaataacaacaacaacaataataatagtccGGCGGCGGAAGATACTGTGGAGGAAGAGGTAGCTCGAGTGGTGGAACAAGCGAAGGAGTTGCAAGAAACCGCAGCTTCTTTAATTGCTAAATCTTCACATGATGAACAATCTCTTCGAAAGAAAGCTCTCTCTCTCGAATCTTCTGTTCGCCGTTGCCGTTCTCTCCTTAACCGCAACAATCGCCTCGCTCCTAAATTAGTTTCCAAG cttGAAGAAGATTTACAGAAAGCAAGATGTATTATAACTGATGGAGATGCTTCCGCTTTTCTTCCTTCAAAGCCTCAAG GGCGTtttctaaaaatgtttttgggaCCGATTAATGTGCGGGCGTCTCGCAAAGATGTGCAGTTGAAGGTTAAAGAGGAGTATAACAGCTACAGG GATAGGACtgcgcttttgtttcttcttttcccATCGATTTTACTGTGTTTAAGATCTTGGGTTTGGAATGGGTGCTTGCCTACGTTTCCGGTTCAATTGTATCAG GCCTGGCTATTGTTTCTCTACACTGGATTGGCTTTGAGAGAAAACATATTGAGAGCCAATGGAAGTGATATTCGTCCATG GTGGATATACCATCACTATTGTGCGATGATTATGGCCCTTGTTAGTCTCACTTGGGATATCAAAGGACAACCAAATTGTGCTCAGAAGcag AGAGGGGTTCAACTGTTCTTGCAATGGGCTATGATGCAAGGAGTAGCAATGCTTTTGCAAAATAGATATCAGCGCCAGAGACTCTATACTCGTATTGCGTTGGGAAAG gctAAGCGAATGGATGTTGTCTGGGGAGAAACAGCTGGGGTGGATGGGCAATTGTGGCTGTTGTGTCCTATTCTCTTCATTCTGCAG GGTTTTGAGGCATATGTTGGACTACAGCTGCTGAGGACTGCATTCAAAGGAGTCACCTCTGAATGGCAG GTTATTTTCTGCGGTATCCTTCTGGTCTTCATGGCGGTTGGGAACTTCTTAAACACAGTACAGACACTAATGGCAAAGTCAAGGTTTAAGGCTAAAATGAAAAGTAAGAGCAAGCAGGAATTGGATTGA